A region of the Polaribacter sp. L3A8 genome:
TTGATACATTTCTGCAAGAATACCTAACCCTTCATTTGAAATAGGCGTACCATCTAATTTACTTCTCTTCATCCAACTATAAAACTTTTTCGCACCAGCTTGGCTTACATCAAAATTTTTGACAAAATATTCAACTTCTTCTAGAAAAACATCCATTTTTGAGTAATATCTACCTAAACCACTTGCCGTACCTGCTGCATCACAATGAAGTATTTTATTTTTCTCTAAAATTATACTTAACTCATCAACCCAATTACCATCTAATCTATTTCTAAAAGGCAAATCATCTATTAAAGTTTTTAGCTTATTTAATGTAGGTACATCTTTTGTAAACACTCTTGTTCGTTCAAAAGCATCAAACATAAATATCCATGATTCTAGCCCATTATTATCATCTATAAATAATTTTAACACTTGCCCTACATCATCATCTGCTAAATCATCTGCCAGACCTGAAATTGGACAAGTATTTTGAGCGAAAAACTGAAAACTTAATAGATATAATATTAATAATACTTTTTTAAAAATATTTAATTTCATCTGCATAATTTTTTAGTTACAAAATGGTCTATTAGGAAAATTTTCTCTCAATCTTTTCCAAGAGTTCGCTAAATTAAGTTTTCTAGCATCGTTTTCAGCTGCATTAAATATTGCTTTAAAGGTATCTCCACTTTGATTAAACTCTAATTTAAAAGCATCTATTTGTGAAGATGACCAACCAGGTGAATTATCAAGAAAACTAAATAACCTGTTATTAGCAGCAAGTGCTTCATCAAAATGCTTTCCAATTTGCTCTTTTACTTCGGTTGTATTTAATGAATTATATACATCATCAGCCTTTGCAGAATATTCTGTTAAAGGAGAAGTAACAACAACTTCATCAGCATGGTTTACTTGATTCTTAAGTTTTTTAAATAAAACTACTTCATTATCTACTTTTTTTGCTGCTATAACAAAAACATTACTACCTGCTTTTAAATATGCTGTTCCAACTGGTAAAGCCAACCCTAATGCAAAAAAGGAAGCTTGTGTAGTATCTCCTCGTGCAGTTGAATAAACTAACCCTAAAGAATCACCAACTGAATCAACATATGGTATAGGTATCAGACTCAAAACGTCAGCTAAACCATAAACAATTGGATCGATTACACTAAAGCTATCGAAATCATAAAAATGTAAATTAGCATCTAGATTATTAAACCCACTTAAAATTGTGAAATTCTGGCCAAAACCAAAATATGACGTTTTACTAGCAAAATAAGAATTAGCCGCATATTCATCTAAAATATATACTTCTCTAAATGTCCCTATATCATTTAAAGTTGGTGTTGTCCACTCACTTTGTTTAGTTATATCTTCATGTTCTGAAGCAAACTTATACTTTTGTTTAATTTCTTCTTTTTTAGCATTATAATCATCTATAAATGAAGATATTTCATCATCTGTAGGAGACTCTTTCATGGAAAAACTAGAAATAATAGTTGATAAATTAGATTTTAAATTTTTAATTTGTTGAACATATTTAGATTCAAAAATATTTAGAACATTAATTGCATTTTTACCATTTTCATTAATTCTTTTAACAAGAACTTGTACATGTTCTCCACTTGCTTTTATATAATATTGTCTTACATAAAGAGGTTTCTCAATAGCTTTAAAAACTTCTATCACTCCTTCAAAAATACTATTTCCTGAGTTTTGACTGTAAGTACTAGTAACAATTCCCTGCTCACTCTCTGCATAACCTATGTTATAACAAGAATCTCGATTAAATAGTCCAACACCAAAAATTGATTGATAATCAGAAACAGGAATTATTATATTAACAACTTTTTTATTTCCTACAAAACTAGAATTAGTTATTGCTTGTTGAGCCATATCTTGTAATAAATAATCTAAATAATATAAATTATTTTCAATTTTAAGAAAGGTTACAGTTACAAATGTATCTGGTTTATTAAATGATAATAAATGTAGTTTATCTTCAAGCATATCAAGTTGTGTTGGATCTATATACTGTGAAGTTTCTGAATTAGCAAATTGAATATGTTTATAATTCCCTTTTGACCTAATTTCAGTATACATGGTACTTTCAATGCCATTAGGAGATAAAGCTCGGTCTAAGGCATCATTAACTAAAGTTTGATGACTGTTCATTATTGTTTGATGCTCTGGGTTTGTTTCTGGCTTTAAATAGGTAAATTGATTACAAACTCCTCCATCTGTATTAGTGCTAGAATCAGCACAAGATATATTACCTTTCAATTCTATATTACTATCAGTAAACAAAAAATTATTTTGTTTGTTTTTTATATAACCCCAAGTTGTTTTATAATAAGTATCATCTCCACATCCACCTGCATCTCTAAAGAGATATACATCTTCATTATCATCTAAATTAGGGAATTTAGTTATTAATAAAGGTGAAAAACCTGCTTTTAAATAATCATCTTCTTCCGCAACATAAACTCTATTATTGTTATTAATATCAACAATCCCAGGAACAGAACCATTTGATATTTGAGAATTTCCTGCTGGATCATATATTTTATTAGAACTATTAAACGAGAATGGTGTCCAGTTAGCTGTTAACCAAATTTTGCCAGCTAATTCAACTTCCCCATCACCCTCAAAAATACCAATATGTATATTTGGGTTGTGCATACTTTGCCACTGAACATATGGTAAATGGGTTGCCAAATTGGTATAATCCATTAACCAATTGGTAGCGTTTTCACTCCAACCATAACTATGTGTAGAAAATGGGTGTTTTAGTTGGAAAGCACCATGCCCTAACTCATGCGCAATTGTTTTTGTAGTTGCTGCATAAATATAACCAAACTGTCTGCCAATTGGCATAAGTCCTTTTTCACCAGGAGTACTAGGGTTTTTATCTGTAATAATTAAATAATAGGCTGTTGCGTTGTAATCTGGTCTTGTTTTTAAAGCAGTATTAATAGTTTGTTGTTGACTTGTATAATTGGCTAAAAACCCGCTTTCGCCACTTTCTATGGTAGTACCAGAAGCGTAACTATCTAGATTAAAATCGTTAACTATGGTAATATTTAAATTTACCATGGCTTGCTGGTAAACTGCTCTTACTTCATCTTTTAAAGTATTTATGTTTGTAGTATTTGATGTATTTACAAGAACAACATCTACTTCTTTTTGTTTTGCTTGGTATTGTATAAAGGCACCTGCAATTTCATATTTTTCGCCTTGTTTTATGACTGCTTGGGTTTCTATACTTGCATCGGTAAAAACACCTCTTAATTTTAATTTATACGTAGTTGTACTATTCGTAAAAGTACTATCTACTTTAGGGATGCTAACACCGTTTTTAGTTTTAAAAATAATGTCTTTTGGTGCAATATTACTATCACTAATATTTAAATTAGCTATAATATAATCATCTGCATCTTTAGCAACAGATTTGTAAGGAACATAGTAGCCACTTCCTAAATTTTTATACAAATTTTGGGTTTCGCTTTGGTTGCTTTCGTAAGCATCAAAACCAAACACATTATCTGAAGACTTTGTAAACGTTACCGTTACACCTTGTGCACTAATACTTGTTGCCTCTCCAGAACTATTTACTCCGTTTGTATTTTCTGCAGTAGAGCTTCCGCCTTCTGCTTGCGGTCCTAGGTTATTTACATTTCCTTCTTCATCTACAGTCCAAACTTGCCCATTGCTATCTGTAATTGTATAATCTTCACCTCCTGGAAATTCTATAATTTGTCCGTTTGTTCCAATCACTAAAATATCTCCATTAGGATCTATTTGTATATCACTTATAGGAAAATCTATTTGCTTAAAATTTTCTTGCCCATTAGCGCCATTAAATAGATCACCTACATCTTCTACATTACCCCAAGTTGGGTCGTAGCTTGTTTTTATGATACCATCGTATAATTGATAATCTGTATTAATTTTTATTCCGCTAAACTCTACGGCTATTTTGGTATCTGCTAAATAAGGGACTACAATAAATCCTTTACCTGTAAAATTACCATTACCGCCTTCTATTACTTTTATTGTTACCGGAAAATCACCTGCAGTAAAGGTTTCGTTTACACCAATATTACCTAAAGGAGTAGAATTTGTAACTTCTATTACTGGTACAATACCACAACTATACGTTATAGATTCATCTAACGTAGGTGTTGTAAATTGGTTAATTGTACTATAACTATAAGCTTGGTTAAAATCTACCAATTCATTACAAGTACCTCCTACTCTAAAATCGTAAGTTACACCGTCTTGTAAATTAGAAATTTGTGCTTGGTTATTATATGAAAATATTTCGAACCATTCTGCATCAGGTACATCTGATCGTTTGTATTGTAAATGATATTTTTTATGCTCAGTGCTTGTTTGCCAGGTAATTTTTACACTACCAGAATTTAAGGGTTCTGCTAATACAAAACTAGGAGGATAACAAACATTTGTATACGAAAAGTAATGTATTTCACTATAACCGTTATTTCTAAATACAGAATTTTCACTTAAACCAGTAGTAGATTTAGCACGTACACGCCATGCATATTTTTTACCGGGTAATAATGTAGGCTTGCTTATGTTGTATAGTAACGTGGTAGCATTTGTAGTTTCTGTATAGTAATTTGGTGATGCTAAGAAAGCTGCTTGCGGATCCATTTGGTTGTCCCAAAGTTCTCTCAATTCAAACTCGTAACTTACATTCGTTGCGTTTATATGTCTTGGAGTCCATTGAAAGATAATATTCATGGGATCTATATCTGACAACTGATCTCCATTATTAGGTAAATTTAAAATAGGCGGATCGTTTAATATTAAAAACGTACTAGTACAACCTGTATTTGGGTTTGCTATTTGTTGGTTTGTTAAAAAATCATACACTTCCCAACAAAAGCTATAAGTACCATCTGGTAACGGATTATTATATTGTTGAGGAGATATGCCTACTAAATTTTGTAACTGAAAATAGGCAGATAAATCTAAGTTAGAGAGTTGATTTAAAGTTCCTCCGTTTAAAAAAACTAAAGGAGCTCCTATTACTGTATTTGTAGACTGTATATTACGTCCATTACCTGTAATATGTAATTTTAAACGAACTTGTCTATTGCTTATACTTATATCTGTTAATAATAAGTTTAATCTAAATTTTACTTCTTGAGAAGTTACATAATCATTTAATTTTGTGGGATATGGAGGTAGAATTGTATGCACAACTTGCACAGGATATTGCTGTGCAGATGCAAAAAAAGTAAAAAGTAAACAATAAAAAGTAAACCCTTTTTTAACAGACCATTTTCTTGCCATAGAGAGACTGTCTGTTAGAAGTTGTTTTTTTATATTTTTAAAAAATTGTATCATTTGCAGATATTTTTTTAGATGCTGAAATAAGTTTGGTTATACATATTCTAACTTCTTTATTCTTTTTGTACTTTAATGTCACAAATTATATATGAATTTGTTCCATCTACTACATATTCTTTTATTTTAATAGCTCCTTTACGGCCAGTATAAGTTTCAAAAAGCACCACCCTTGGCACTAAAGAATTATCAAACTCTTCTAAACCACTTGGTGTATCTGTAATTACCAAATTATCTAATAGAGTGTCTTCTGTAATACTATTAAATTGTTCTGTTGATAAAGAAACATTGCATTCACAAGATTCTTGAACATTTATAAACTTTGTATAAACTGCATTTGGTATAGCATTAAATGTTGTTGTTTGAGCTTGTGTGGGTGAAACAAATTTATTGACATTAAAATTTTTATTAAAACCAAAGAAAGGAATATCAATTAAATGTCCATTTTCTAAAGTAACTTCATCTTGCGTATACACACTTCTTGTTATTGTAGAAAAGAATGCGCCAATAGTATTTGAACTATGTGCTGTATTTATACCTAATTTAACGTCTGTAAAAAGTCTAACATTTGTGTTGGCATAAACTATAATTTCTTTTGTTTTGGTTGCTGTTTTTTTTCCGTTATCTCCAATTAATTTTATAGTATAAGTACCCGGAGTATTAAATGTTACAGTTGGTGTTTGATCTACCGAATTTATTGGCACACCGTTAGAAACTTCCCATTGATAACTTGTAACACTTACAGAGTTATTAAGCATTGTTATGGTTACAGGTGCTTGATAATCATCATCTTTAAAATCTACCTCCCAATCAAAATCTACAAGAATATCTGGGGCTACGGTAATTATTGATTCTTTAGAGAAAGTTTCTAAACCATTAGATACAGTTACTTTAATTAGATGATCTCCTGGTGTTTCATATACAATATCTACTGGATTTTTCTCGTTAGAACTTTCTGGTATACCACCTATAAAAGTCCAATTATAGGTTAAATAGTCTCCGGCTGTAGAATTTTTTATTTTAACACGCGCTGCAGGATAATTATTTTCTATTATTTCAGTAGAAAATTGAATATCGATCCCTTCTAAAACTTTAATTTCTTTTTCAAAAAAGGCCTCTTCTCCATCAACATTCGATGCTTTTAATCGTATTAAATATGTCCCTGCTTTAGAATAAGTTATGGTACCCGGATTCTTGTCTGTAGAATTCTCTGGTGTTCCTCCAGTAAAAGTCCAACTAAAAGTATCTGCATTTTCAGTTTTATTACTAATATAAACCTGAACGGGTGCAGAAGCATCTTCATTAATTAAAGTTGTTACAAATGACGCATTTACTACTAGCGCAGTTTCTTCATAACAACCTACATTTAATATAAGTATTATTATTAACAAAAAACATCTTTTTAATATGTGTTGTTGCAACTTCATTAATTAATTATTACTTTTTTAATTTGTGTTTTATTTGCTGTTTCTAATACTAGAAAATAGGTTCCGATAGCTACATTTGTAGAGAATGGTATAGAATATTCTTCTCTAATTTCTGTTACGGGTTTCTCTAAAATAAATTCGCCATAAACATTAAACATTCTAAGCAATATAGGACTCGGTTCTGCTAATAGAATGGTTGCTTCAAAAATACCATTATTGGGGCTCGGAGAAACTGTAAAATCTAAAATAAATGGTAAATTGGTATCTCCTGGATCTGGTAGATTGCTACTTTCTTCAATAACAATATTTTTAAATTTTTCTTGATAGCATGATCCGTATATAGACCTTAAACCAATTTCATAAGAATTTACTTCTGTAAAAATAAGTGTTATAGAATTCTCATTTTCTTCTACAATTGTAGCACTTTGAGGAACTATCCATTCCGATGAATCTCCAATAGGACTGCTAACATTAAATATAACTACTTCTTGATTTACATAAGCCTGAGAGGTCATTAAAAACTCTGAGCCAACAATTGTATTTGAATTAATAATTTCTATACTATCGGAAACCACACAGCCTAAACTATTAGTAATGCTAGCCGTATAAACGCCTGTTTCTGTTAAAGATACATTTGAACTTGTGCTAAAAAAGCCTGTATTTGATTCCCAAAGGTAAGTTACATTTGCTTCATCTACAGCTATATCTAGTTCTAGAGATTGTCCTGTGCATAACGTTTTATCTTCACCTAAATTTATCATTATTGGTTCTAAACTTTCAATGGTAAATTCTTTTATTACCTCGCATCCTTTCTGATCTGTTACCGAAACAGTATAAACGCCAGAGCATAAATTACTAATAGACGCAGTTGTATCATTTGTATTCCACAAGATTGTGTATGGAGCAACGCCATCTGTAATTGTTAAATTTATTTCACCGTTACAAGCGTCAAAACAACTTATTTGCTGTACCTCCGATTCTACATTTAGCACTATCGGTGCTTCAATTCTATAAGATTCTGTTAATCTACATCCAGCAGCATCTACTACAATAAGTATATAATTACCAGGCGTAACATTCGCTATTGTTGCCGTATCATCTCCAGTATTCCAACTGTAAGTGTAAGGCATAGTACCTCCTGTAATTTGGGCTTCAATAGTCCAGTCATTATCTATTCCGCAAGATGTATAAGAAGAAGTCAAAGTACTTTCTAAAACCATCGGTTCCGTCAGTTCAAAAAGAGCACTTTCTTTACTATTTCCATTAGCATCTTCAACTACTACATAATAAGTACCAGCTCCAAGATTATTCTTACTTATGCTACTACCGATACTGATGGCAGATCCTTCTTTAAACCAATTATAAATATATGTAGAAGCGTTAAAAGGAATTCCGCCTGATACGGTAGCTCTTAAACTTCCATTTTGAGAACCATTACATAAAATTATATTTTGAGCATTTATATTTACGGCTAATGGTGTAGGTTCGGTTATTGTATAACTGCCTGTTGTTGTACAACCTTCTGCATCAATAATACTTACATTGTAAACTCCTGCACTTATATTTTCTAAAAATGCTGATGTAGAAGCTTGTGTTTCTCCTGCTTCATTTTTCCATACAATGGTATACGGAGCTGTTCCTCCAACAATTTCTAAAGCTATAGATCCGTTTGATAACCCAAAGCCAGTGACTGCTGTTTCTGTGTAAGAATCAATTTCTAAAAGAGTTGGCTCAGTAATTTCTATCTCAATAGTTTTTCTTAAACCATTACTATTAAAACTACAGCTACTATTATCTTGAACCTGAATTTTATACAATCCGCTACTTAGGTTATTAATAAGTGTGGTGTTTGTGCTATTAAAAGAAATCCAATTACTAAATGAACCTGTGTTTTCTTTTATTCTGTATTGATAAACTCCAGATCCTCCGGCAGCAGTCAACCCAATAGAACCATTTGCAGATTCAAAACAAGTTAAATTTTCAGAGCTACTTGTAACTTGTATTTCACTTGGTGCAATCACCTCAAAAACGGCACTTTCAATTGTGTTTCCTCCAGCATCTGTTACAATTACATAATAATTACCTGCAGATAATCCGTTTATTCTTTTTGTATTTCCTATTTCATTTCCAGAAATATTGTCATACCAAACAAATGAATATAATTCTGATCCTCCTGTAGCAAATGCTTCTAAACTTGTAGTATCATTAAAACACAAAATAGTGTTCTCTTGAACTACATTTACGGCTAATGATGTAGGTTCAGTTATTGTATAACTGCCTGTTGTTGTACAACCTTCTGCATCAATAATACTTACATTGTAAACTCCTGCACTTATATTTTCTAAAAATGCTGATGTAGAAGCTTGTGTTTCTCCTGCTTCATTTTTCCATGCAATGGTATACGGAGTTGTTCCTCCAACAATTTCTAAAGCTATAGATCCGTTTGATAACCCAAAGCCAGTGACTGCTGTTTCTGTGTAAGAATCAATTTCTAAAAGTGTTGGCTCAGTAATTTCTATCTCAATAGTTTCTCTTAAACCATTACTATTAAAACTACAGCCACTATTATCTTGAACCTGAATTTTATACAATCCGCTATTTAGGTCATTAATAAGTGTGGTGTTTGTGCTATTAAAAGAAATCCAATTACTAAATGAACCTGTGTTTTCTTTTATTCTGTATTGATAAACTCCAGATCCTCCTGCAGCAGTCAACCCAATAGAACCATTTGCAGATTCAAAACAAGTTAAATTTTCAGAGCTACTTGTAACTTGTATTTCACTTGGTGCAATCACCTCAAAAACGGCACTTTCAATTGTGTTTCCTCCAGCATCTGTTACAATTACATAATAATTACCTGCAGATAATCCGTTTATTCTTTTTGTATTTCCTATTTCATTTCCAGAAACATTGTCATACCAAACAAATGAATATAATTCTGATCCTCCTGTAGCAAATGCTTCTAAACTTGTAGTATCATTAAAACATAAAATAGTGTTCTCTTGAACTACATTTACGGCTAATGGTGTAGGTTCAGTTATTGTATAACTGCCTGTTGTTGTACAACCTTCTGCATCAATAATACTTACATTGTAAACTCCTGCACTTATATTTTCTAAAAATGCTGATGTAGAAGCTTGTGTTTCTCCTGCTTCATTTTTCCATACAATGGTATACGGAGCTGTTCCTCCAACAATTTCTAAAGCTATAGATCCGTTTGATAACCCAAAGCCAGTGACTGCTGTTTCTGTGTAAGAATCAATTTCTAAAAGAGTTGGCTCAGTAATTTCTATCTCAATAGTTTTTCTTAAACCATTACTATTAAAACTACAGCTACTATTATCTTGAACCTGAATTTTATACAATCCGCTACTTAGGTTATTAATAAGTGTGGTGTTTGTGCTATTAAAAGAAATCCAATTACTAAATGAACCTGTGTTTTCTTTTATTCTGTATTGATAAACTCCAGATCCTCCTGCAGCAGTCAACCCAATAGAACCATTTGCAGATTCAAAACAAGTTAAATTTTCAGAGCTACTTGTAACTTGTATTTCACTTGGTGCAATCACCTCAAAAACGGCACTTTCAATTGTGTTTCCTCCAGCATCTGTTACAATTACATAATAATTACCTGCAGATAATCCGTTTATTCTTTTTGTATTTCCTATTTCATTTCCAGAAATATTGTCATACCAAACAAATGAATATAATTCTGATCCTCCTGTAGCAAATGCTTCTAAACTTGTAGTATCATTAAAACACAAAATAGTGTTCTCTTGAACTACATTTACGGCTAATGATGTAGGTTCAGTTATTGTATAACTGCCTGTTGTTGTACAACCTTCTGCATCAATAATACTTACATTGTAAACTCCTGCACTTATATTTTCTAAAAATGCTGATGTAGAAGCTTGTGTTTCTCCTGCTTCATTTTTCCATGCAATGGTATACGGAGTTGTTCCTCCAACAATTTCTAAAGCTATAGATCCGTTTGATAACCCAAAGCCAGTGACTGCTGTTTCTGTGTAAGAATCAATTTCTAAAAGTGTTGGCTCAGTAATTTCTATCTCAATAGTTTCTCTTAAACCATTACTATTAAAACTACAGCCACTATTATCTTGAACCTGAATTTTATACAATCCGCTATTTAGGTCATTAATAAGTGTGGTGTTTGTGCTATTAAAAGAAATCCAATTACTAAATGAACCTGTGTTTTCTTTTATTCTGTATTGATAAACTCCAGATCCTCCGGCAGCAGTCAATCCAATAGAACCATTTGCAGATTCAAAACAAGTTAAATTTTCAGAGCTACTTATAACCTGTATTTCACTTGGTGCAATCACCTCAAAAACGGCACTTTGTTCTTGAATATTTTCGGCATTTTTTACAATTACATAATAACTACCAGCTGAAACATTGTTTAAAATTTCACTATCTTCTCCAAGAGATTCATTGGTTTCTGAATTCATCCAAATATAACTATTTCCTCCTACTCCTCCTGTCGTTACAACCTGTAAGATTGCATTTGAATCCCCAAAACAACTAATGTTTTCGGTTTGCTCTATATAGGCTATTAATTCACCTGGATTTGTTAAACTATAAACTTCTTCATGAATACATCCTGTATTATCAGTTATAATAATGGTATACACTCCTTCTGATATATTGGCAATTCCGTTGGTGATTTCATTAGAATTAAAAGTTTCTACCAAAACTGTACCTGCGCTATCTAACCATTGATAAGAATATGGAGCCTCTCCTCCAATTATCTGAATAGAAATACTACCATCAGCATTACCTTCAGAAGCTCTAATTAAGCTTACAGAATCTACATCAAAACGTGTTGGTTCTGTTATTGTAAATGATTTGGTTACAAAACATTCTTCTGTGCTATCTGTTACGGTTACTACATAAGTTCCGGCTGATACACCTGAAATGTCTTCTGTAGTTTGTCCTGAATCCCATGAATAACGATAAGATTCTCCAGATGCTAACGTACCTCCTGTTACAGAAATATCGATAGCACCTGTATTCCCTCCATAACAAGATACATTTTCAGTTTCTCCTGTAATGATGATTTCTAAAGGAGCTGCTAAATTAAAATCTTTTCTAACACTATTATCATTACTATCTTTTACAATAACGTAATAATCACCTGCATTTAAGTCATCTCCAGATGTAATTGAAACATCATCAATAGTAAACCAACTGTATCTATAATCTTCTCCAGGAAGTAAAACTCCACCAGATCCGGTTGCTGTTACTTGACCTGTACCATTATAACATAAAATACTTGTTTCTTCTAAAACAACTGATAAAGCTGATGGACCTTCTAAATTAAATTGTTGTGTAATCTGACATCCGGTTCCGTTATTATCTTTTATTAAAACGGTATAAATACCTTCTGGTAGGTTTTCTAAATTACCATTTGTATCAGAAAGTGTCTCTCCCAATCCATTTGTCCAATTGTAAGTATAACCTGCAATTCCTCCTGAAACCGTTAAAGAAATACTTCCATTAGAAAGTCCGTTTGCTGTGGGCGTAACTATAGTAGAAGCACTTATTAAAAGTGCACTCTCTGGTTCTGTTATTGTAAATGATTTGGTTACAAAACATTCTTCTGTGCTATCTGTTACGGTTACTACATAAGTTCCGGCTGATACACCTGAAATGTCTTCTGTAGTTTGTCCTGAATCCCATGAATAACGATAAGATTCTCCAGATGCTAACGTACCTCCTGTTACAGAAATATCGATAGCACCTGTATTCCCTCCATAACAAGATACATTTTCAGTTTCTCCTGTAATGATGATTTCTAAAGGAGCTGCTAAATTAAAATCTTTTCTAACACTATTATCATTACTATCTTTTACAATAACGTAATAATCACCTGCATTTAAGTCATCTCCAGATGTAATTGAAACATCATCAATAGTAAACCAACTGTATCTATAATCTTCTCCAGGAAGTAAAACTCCACCAGATCCGGTTGCTGTTACTTGACCTGTACCATTATAACATAAAATACTTGTTTCTTCTAAAACAACTGATAAAGCTGATGGACCTTCTAAATTAAATTGTTGTGTAATTTCACATCCGGTTCCGTTATTATCTTTTATTAAAACGGTATAAATACCTTCTGGTAGGTTTTCTAAATTACCATTTGTATCAGAAAGTGTCTCTCCCAATCCATTTGTCCAATTGTAAGTATAACCTGCAATTCCTCCTGAAACCGTTAAAGAAATACTTCCATTAGAAAGTCCGTTTGCTGTGGGCGTAACTATAGTAGAAGCACTTATTAAAAGTGCACTCTCTGGTTCTGTTATTGTAAATGATTTGGTTACAAAACATTCTTCTGTGCTATCTGTTACGGTTACTACATAAGTTCCGGCTGATACACCTGAAATGTCTTCTGTAGTTTGTCCTGAATCCCATGAATAACGATAAGATTCTCCAGATGCTAACGTACCTCCTGTTACAGAAATATCGATAGCACCTGTATTCCCTCCATAACAAGATACATTTTCAGTTTCT
Encoded here:
- a CDS encoding PKD domain-containing protein produces the protein MLIIILILNVGCYEETALVVNASFVTTLINEDASAPVQVYISNKTENADTFSWTFTGGTPENSTDKNPGTITYSKAGTYLIRLKASNVDGEEAFFEKEIKVLEGIDIQFSTEIIENNYPAARVKIKNSTAGDYLTYNWTFIGGIPESSNEKNPVDIVYETPGDHLIKVTVSNGLETFSKESIITVAPDILVDFDWEVDFKDDDYQAPVTITMLNNSVSVTSYQWEVSNGVPINSVDQTPTVTFNTPGTYTIKLIGDNGKKTATKTKEIIVYANTNVRLFTDVKLGINTAHSSNTIGAFFSTITRSVYTQDEVTLENGHLIDIPFFGFNKNFNVNKFVSPTQAQTTTFNAIPNAVYTKFINVQESCECNVSLSTEQFNSITEDTLLDNLVITDTPSGLEEFDNSLVPRVVLFETYTGRKGAIKIKEYVVDGTNSYIICDIKVQKE
- a CDS encoding fibronectin type III domain-containing protein; this translates as MIQFFKNIKKQLLTDSLSMARKWSVKKGFTFYCLLFTFFASAQQYPVQVVHTILPPYPTKLNDYVTSQEVKFRLNLLLTDISISNRQVRLKLHITGNGRNIQSTNTVIGAPLVFLNGGTLNQLSNLDLSAYFQLQNLVGISPQQYNNPLPDGTYSFCWEVYDFLTNQQIANPNTGCTSTFLILNDPPILNLPNNGDQLSDIDPMNIIFQWTPRHINATNVSYEFELRELWDNQMDPQAAFLASPNYYTETTNATTLLYNISKPTLLPGKKYAWRVRAKSTTGLSENSVFRNNGYSEIHYFSYTNVCYPPSFVLAEPLNSGSVKITWQTSTEHKKYHLQYKRSDVPDAEWFEIFSYNNQAQISNLQDGVTYDFRVGGTCNELVDFNQAYSYSTINQFTTPTLDESITYSCGIVPVIEVTNSTPLGNIGVNETFTAGDFPVTIKVIEGGNGNFTGKGFIVVPYLADTKIAVEFSGIKINTDYQLYDGIIKTSYDPTWGNVEDVGDLFNGANGQENFKQIDFPISDIQIDPNGDILVIGTNGQIIEFPGGEDYTITDSNGQVWTVDEEGNVNNLGPQAEGGSSTAENTNGVNSSGEATSISAQGVTVTFTKSSDNVFGFDAYESNQSETQNLYKNLGSGYYVPYKSVAKDADDYIIANLNISDSNIAPKDIIFKTKNGVSIPKVDSTFTNSTTTYKLKLRGVFTDASIETQAVIKQGEKYEIAGAFIQYQAKQKEVDVVLVNTSNTTNINTLKDEVRAVYQQAMVNLNITIVNDFNLDSYASGTTIESGESGFLANYTSQQQTINTALKTRPDYNATAYYLIITDKNPSTPGEKGLMPIGRQFGYIYAATTKTIAHELGHGAFQLKHPFSTHSYGWSENATNWLMDYTNLATHLPYVQWQSMHNPNIHIGIFEGDGEVELAGKIWLTANWTPFSFNSSNKIYDPAGNSQISNGSVPGIVDINNNNRVYVAEEDDYLKAGFSPLLITKFPNLDDNEDVYLFRDAGGCGDDTYYKTTWGYIKNKQNNFLFTDSNIELKGNISCADSSTNTDGGVCNQFTYLKPETNPEHQTIMNSHQTLVNDALDRALSPNGIESTMYTEIRSKGNYKHIQFANSETSQYIDPTQLDMLEDKLHLLSFNKPDTFVTVTFLKIENNLYYLDYLLQDMAQQAITNSSFVGNKKVVNIIIPVSDYQSIFGVGLFNRDSCYNIGYAESEQGIVTSTYSQNSGNSIFEGVIEVFKAIEKPLYVRQYYIKASGEHVQVLVKRINENGKNAINVLNIFESKYVQQIKNLKSNLSTIISSFSMKESPTDDEISSFIDDYNAKKEEIKQKYKFASEHEDITKQSEWTTPTLNDIGTFREVYILDEYAANSYFASKTSYFGFGQNFTILSGFNNLDANLHFYDFDSFSVIDPIVYGLADVLSLIPIPYVDSVGDSLGLVYSTARGDTTQASFFALGLALPVGTAYLKAGSNVFVIAAKKVDNEVVLFKKLKNQVNHADEVVVTSPLTEYSAKADDVYNSLNTTEVKEQIGKHFDEALAANNRLFSFLDNSPGWSSSQIDAFKLEFNQSGDTFKAIFNAAENDARKLNLANSWKRLRENFPNRPFCN